From Kiritimatiellales bacterium, a single genomic window includes:
- a CDS encoding 8-oxo-dGTP diphosphatase, which translates to MKKVSDVDWNRWNPKEKATLMFIIQREQILLIHKKRGFGAGYYNAPGGRIEAGETPLECAIRETQEELCITPHHPVHAGTLMFQFTSGHSIHGEVFRAEEFSGTPTETDEAVPVWFAVNDLPWHNMWADDPVWYPYLLAGQFFTGRFIFENKTMLDSELILDV; encoded by the coding sequence ATGAAAAAAGTTTCTGACGTTGACTGGAACCGATGGAATCCGAAAGAAAAAGCGACGCTGATGTTTATTATTCAGCGTGAACAAATACTGCTGATTCATAAAAAACGCGGCTTCGGCGCCGGATATTATAATGCACCCGGCGGACGCATTGAGGCCGGTGAAACACCGCTTGAATGTGCGATCCGCGAAACGCAGGAAGAACTTTGCATCACGCCGCATCATCCAGTGCACGCCGGAACCCTGATGTTTCAATTTACCAGCGGACACTCCATTCACGGCGAAGTGTTCCGTGCCGAAGAATTTTCCGGTACGCCGACTGAAACCGACGAAGCCGTTCCTGTGTGGTTTGCGGTGAATGACCTGCCGTGGCACAACATGTGGGCCGACGATCCGGTCTGGTATCCATATCTCCTCGCCGGACAATTTTTCACCGGTCGATTTATTTTTGAAAATAAAACCATGCTCGACAGTGAATTAATTCTGGATGTATAA
- a CDS encoding RidA family protein → MKKEILLTETAPAPIGPYSQAVRAGNLIFCSGQIPVNPADNTIPDGIEAQTKQVLANLNAVLMAAGENFSSVVKTTVFLTDMNDFPAMNKIYAEYFNKHHSPARSTVEVSQLPKDVLIEIEAIAVG, encoded by the coding sequence ATGAAAAAAGAGATACTTCTCACTGAAACCGCGCCGGCGCCGATCGGCCCCTACTCACAAGCCGTACGCGCCGGAAATTTAATTTTCTGCTCCGGACAGATTCCGGTGAATCCGGCAGACAATACTATTCCCGACGGCATTGAAGCACAAACCAAACAGGTACTGGCGAATCTGAATGCTGTTCTTATGGCTGCCGGTGAAAATTTTTCCAGCGTTGTAAAAACCACTGTCTTTCTTACAGATATGAATGACTTTCCGGCAATGAACAAAATCTATGCCGAATACTTCAACAAACATCATTCACCGGCGCGTTCCACCGTGGAAGTTTCGCAGCTTCCGAAAGATGTTCTTATCGAAATTGAAGCGATTGCTGTCGGTTAA